From Microbacterium sufflavum:
AGGCCAACGTGGCCGTCGGCGTCGCGGCGGCCGGGCACCGCGCCGCCTGGGCCTCGCGCCTCGGCGACGACCCGCTGGGCGACCGTCTCGCCGGCGAGCTCGAGCGTCGCGGGGTCGAGCTGTGGGTCGAGCGCGACGGGGACGCGCCGACCGGGGTCATGTTCAAGGATCCCGGTGTCGAGTCGTCCGCGGTCTACTACTACCGGCGCGGATCCGCGGCCTCCCGCATGGCCCCCGGCTTCCTCGACGCCGCCCGGCTCGAGGGCGTGCGCATCGTGCACACCACCGGCATCACCCCGGCGCTCTCCGCCACCTGCCTGGCGATGGTCGATGCGCTGTACGCCGACGCCCGCGCCACGGGAGCCACCGTGTCGTTCGACGTGAACGACCGCCGCGCCCTGTGGAGCCCGGAGGACGCGGCCTCGACGCTCGCGCGACTCGCGGACGCCGCCGACATCGCCTTCGTCGGCCGCGACGAGGCGGAGCGCATCTGGGGCACCGCGACACCGGCCGCGATCCGGGCGCACCTCCCCCACTGCGCGCTGCTCGTGGTGAAGGACGGCGACGTGGGCGCGACCGCGTTCACGCACGACGCCGAGCCCGTTTTCGTCCCGGCCCCCACGGTGGACGTGGTCGAGCCGGTGGGAGCCGGCGACGCGTTCGCCTCCGGCTTCCTCGCGGCGACGCTCGAGGGCGAGGACCTCGCCGCACGCCTGGCCGCCGGGCACGCCGCCGCCGCCCGGGTCCTGCGGATCGCGGCCGACCTGCCCCCACTGACCCGCGTCGGCTGAGCCCCGCCGGGCCGACCGGTGCCGCGGCCGCGGTCGTAGGCTGGTGCCATGCCCGCACCCCTCACCCTGCCCCGACGGTCGTGGGGCGATCCCGCAGCCGCGCACCGCATTCTCCTCGTGCACGGACTCGGCTCGTCGGGCGCCCTCATGTGGCGCCTGGGCGATGCGATCGCCGCGACCGGAGCGACCGCGACCGCGGTCGACCTGCGCGGGCACGGTGACGCCCCCCGCTCCCTCGACTACACCGTCGACGCGTACGCCGCCGACCTCGCGGCGACGACACCCGACGACGGAGGACCGTGGGACGCGGTCGTCGGCCACTCGCTCGGCGGCGCGGCCGCGACGGTCGCCGCCGCCGGCTCGCCGGACTGGACGCGACGCCTCGTGCTGATCGACCCCGCCCTCCACGTCGAGGGACGCGACGCGGGCATCGTGCGGCGCAGCCAGGAACGGGCCTTCTCCGACAACCGGATCGAGGTCGTCCGGGAGGAGCACCCGCACTGGCACCCGCAGGATCACGAGCTGAAGATCGACGCCGTGCGGCGCGCGAGCGCCTGGGCCGTGGAGCAGACCAGCGCGCAGAACCAGCCGTGGGACGTACGCGCGCACGCCGCCCGTCTCACCGTCCCCGCCCATGTCATCGGCGCCGATCCCGCCGTGTACAGCATCTTCGCGGGCGACCTCGCCGCCGAGGTGCTCGCCGGCAACCCGCGGATCACGATGTCGGTCGTGGCGGGCGCCGGGCACTCCCTTCATCGCGACCGGCCGGAGGAAGCGATCCGACAGCTCCTGGAGGCACTCGCATGACCGCGTTCGACCCGACCCGCTACCTCCCGGACGACCTCCTCGCGCGCATCCGCGAACGCGCGCCGATCCACGACCGCGAGAACACGTTCCCGCAGCAGGACCTCGACGAGCTCCGCGACGCCGGCTACCTGTCGATCCTGGTCCCGGTCGAGCGCGGCGGCGCCGGACTCGGGCTCGCCGAGGCCGCGATCCTTCAGCAGCGTCTTGCGGGCGCAGCCCCCGCCACAGCCCTCGCGATCAACATGCACCTGGTGTGGACCGGGGTCGCGAAGGTCTTCTCCGACCGGGGTGTTCCCGGGCTCGAGTTCGTGCAGGACGGCGCGGTCGCCGGCGAGGTGTTCGCGTTCGGCATCAGCGAGGGCGGCAACGACCTCGTGCTGTTCGGCAGCGACACGGCCGCGGTGCCCGACGCCGACGGGGGCTACGCGTTCACGGGCACCAAGATCTTCACCTCGCTCGCGCCCATCTGGACCAGGCTCGGACTGCACGGCCTCGACACCACCAGCGCGGACGCCCCGAAGCTCGTGTTCGCGTTCGTCGAGCGGACCGACGCCGTCACCACCTCGGACGACTGGGACACGCTCGGCATGCGCGGCACCCAGAGCAGGACGACGCGGCTCGACCGCGCCGTCGCCGACGCGGCGCACGTGGTCCGGCGGATCGACCAGGGCCCGAGCGCCGACCCCATCGTCTTCGGCATCTTCTCGGTGTTCGAGATCCTGCTGGCCTCGGTGTACACCGGCGTCGCCCGCCGTGCCCTCGAGCTCGCGGTCGCGACCGCGCAGACCCGTCGCTCCAAGAAGAGCGGCGCCACCTACAGCCAGGACCCCGACATCCGTTGGCGCATCGCCGACATGGCGATCGCCTACGACGCGCTGCCGCCCCAGATCGCCGCGCTCGCGCGCGACGTGGACGAGCGCGTCGACCACGGGCCGCGCTGGTTCCCCGCCCTGTCCGGCCTCAAGCACCGTGCCGTGACGATGGCCAAGAGCGTGGTCGACGAGGCGATGCTGGTGGCGGGCGGCGGGTCCTACTTCTCGGGGAACGAGCTCTCCCGGCTGTACCGCGATGTGCTCGCCGGGATGTTCCATCCGTCCGACCCCGAGTCGGCGCACGCGACCGCGGCGAGCGCCTGGCTCGGACCCGTGGAGGCCTGACCGAACGCACGGATCGTGCAGGTCGGCCACTCAGATTCGACGGATCCGGTTGTCCATGACCGCCGCCAGTGCCAGGATCGCAGCATGGCACCGGCGAAGAAGAACTCCGCCCTCGACGCGATCTCCAAGACCATCATCGAGCTGCTGCAGGACGACGGGCGTCGCTCCTACTCCGACATCGGCCGCGTGGTGGGCCTCAGCGAGGCAGCGGTCCGCCAGCGCGTGCAGCGGCTCACCGAGACCGGCGTGATGCAGATCGTCGCGGTCACCGATCCGATGCAGCTCGGCTTCCACCGCCAGGCGATGATCGGCATCCGTGTGGCCGGGGACGCCCGGCACGTGGCGGAGGCGATCGCGGAGATCGACGCCGTCGACTACGTCGTCATCACGGTGGGCTCGTTCGACGTGATCGTCGAGGTCGTGTGCGAAGACGACGACCACCTGCTGGCCCTCGTGAACGACGTGATCCGTCCGATCGACGGCGTGCTGTCGACCGAGACGTTCATCTACGCGAAGCTGCAGAAGCAGCTCTACAACTGGGGGACCCGATGACCTCGCGCTCCGTGCCGTCCGCGTCCGCGCTGCAGTCCATGGCGAAGGATCACCTCTGGATGCACTTCACCCGCCAGTCGACCATGGCGGACTCCGGCGTGCCGATCATCGTCCGGGGCGACGGGCACCGCATCTGGGACGTCGAGGGCCGGGAGTACATCGACGGTCTGGCGGGACTGTTCGTGGTGAACGCGGGACACGGCAGGCGCCGGCTCGCCGAGGCCGCGGCGGCGCAGGCGTCCGAATTGGCGTTCTTCCCGCTGTGGTCGTACGCGCACCCCGCGGCGATCGAGCTCGCGGACCGGCTGGCGGACGAGGCGCCCGGCGACCTCAACCGCGTGTTCTTCTCCACGGGCGGCGGCGAGGCGGTGGAGACGGCCTTCAAGCTCGCGAAGCACTACTGGAAGCTGCAGGGGAAGCCCGCCAAGCACAAGGTGATCTCGCGTGCCGTCGCTTATCACGGCACCCCGCAGGGGGCCCTCGCGATCACGGGGATCCCCGCGATGAAGGCGATGTTCGAGCCGGTCACACCCGGCGGGTTCCGCGTGCCCAACACCAACTTCTATCGTGCGGCCGAGATGGGCGCGCCCGCCGACGACCTCGAGGCGTTCGGGCGCTGGGCCGCCGACCGCATCGAGGAGATGATCCTGTTCGAGGGTGCGGACACCGTCGCGGCCGTGTTCCTCGAGCCGGTGCAGAACTCGGGCGGCTGCTTCCCCCCGCCGCCCGGCTACTTCGCCCGCGTGCGCGAGATCTGCGACCGGCACGACGTCCTGCTGGTGTCAGACGAGGTGATCTGCGCGTTCGGGCGGCTCGGGCACACCTTCGCCTGCACGGGACTGGGGTATGTGCCCGACATGATCACGTGCGCCAAGGGCATGACCAGCGGCTACTCCCCCATCGGCGCCACGATCGTGAGCGACCGCGTGTACGAGCCGTTCGCGCAGGGCGATGTCTCCTTCCCGCACGGCTACACGTTCGGCGGCCACCCCGTGTCGGCCGCGGTGGCCCTGGAGAACCTCGCGATCTTCGACGAGGAAGGGCTCAACGCGCACGTGCGGGAGAACTCGCCGGTGTTCCGCGCGGAGCTGGAGACACTGCTCGACCTCCCGCTCGTGGGAGACGTGCGCGGCGACGGGTACTTCTTCGGCATCGAGCTGGTCAAGGACACCGCCACGCGGGAGACGTTCGACGAGGAGGAGTCGGAGCGGTTGCTGCGCGGCTTCCTCTCGCCCGCACTGTTCGAGGCCGGGCTGTACTGCCGGGCGGATGACCGCGGCGACCCGGTCATCCAGCTCGCCCCGCCGCTGACCGTCGGACCCGCGGAGTTCCGCGAGATCACGCAGATCCTGCGGGACGTGCTCACGCGGGCGCAGGCGGTGCTCTGAGCCACGCCGTGCGGCGTCAGGAACGTTCTCGGGCTCCGCGGGGCCGCGCCAGCAGCGCGATGTGCAGCGCCGCCAGCACCTCGCCGTCGTCGAGGTCGACGGCGAGCAGGTCCGCGATGACGGCGAGGCGCTGGTAGAACACGGAGCGGGACAGGTGGCTCGCCGTCGCGGCCGCCGACCGGTTCCCCGGGTGGGCGACGAGCGCGGCGAGCACGTCGAGCAGATCCCCGCGGCGCTCCCGGTCGTGGCGGATCAGCGGCGCGAGCATGCGTTCGCCGTGCTCTTGCAGTCGGCGGTCATCGCCGAGCGCCGCCACCAGCTGCGCCAGCGGACGGTCGGCCACGCGGCGCACGGTGTCGGCGGCGTCCTCCGGGGCCCGGGCGGCGAGTTCCAGTGCAGCCCTGGTGGACGCGAGCAGGCCGGGCACATCGTCGGCCGGCTGACCGATGACGACCGCGACCGCGGGGCCGGCGATGCGGCGCGCGGCGGCGTCGCTCAGACCTCCGGCTGGCGGGACGACGAGCAGCACGACCGTGTCGTCGCGTCGGGCGGCGAGCGCGGCCACCCCTTCCGCGGTCGCGCGGGCTCGGATACGCTCCGCCGCCTCGGTCGTGCGCACGACCACGCCGCACGCCGGACGCCCGCCCACGTCGAGCCCCAGTCGGGCGAGCCGTGCCGCGACATCGTCGACGCGCGCGAACCGCGACCCCAGCAGGTCGTCGATCAGCGTGCGATGCGCGAGCACCGTCCACTCCGCCGCTCCGTCGGCGAGGCATCCGAACGCGAGCGCGGTGGCCCCCAGCTCCAGGACCGTGAGCCGACCGGCCGGGTGCGGGGGCCCCACGAGTGCCGTGAGCGACCCCCAGCGCACACCCCTCGCCTGCACGGGTACCCGCTCGGACGCCCCGTCGGCGACCAGCGCGAGCACCTCGGCGACGGGACGGGACAGCGCTTCGGTGGCGATCACCTCTCCCGCCAGGTTCTCCAGCACGACCGGCACGTCGAGCGCGCGGGCCGTCTCGGTCACGATCACGTCCGCCGGGGCTCCCCGCAGGCTGAGGGCCGTGAACAGCTCGTGCAGTCGCTGGCGTTCGCGCAGGGCGGCCGTCTGCGCGTCGATCAGTGCGCGGTGCACGGCCTCCGTCACGGTGACGAACTTGACCTCTCCAGCCAGCGCGACCAGGGCGAGCGACGCCTCCGCGCACGCCTCGACCACGGCGTCCGGCACGCGCGGCATCCGGTCGCCGAGCTCCACCACGACCCCGGAGACGCCGACCGCGGCCAGCTCGCGCACGAGCGCGCGCAGCGAGCGGGCGTCGCGCGGCCAGGCGGCCGCCGTGGTCAGCAGCAGCTCTCCCCCGTCGAGCAACCGCGCGACCCCGGCACTGTCGGACGCGTGCACCCAGCGCACGCCCGCGTCCAGCGCCGCCCCGCCCACGAGCACGCGCGGCGCACCGTCCTGCACCACGGGGAGCGCGACCACGTCCGCCACGCGCAGCAGCGGCGATCCGTGTCGCTCCGGACGATCTGTCTCGGACGGGGAGAACTCCCGACGTTCTGACACTCCGCATCTCCTGCCGGCTCTGTGACCATGGACTCGCACCCAGCGTAGCGAGCGCCGGTCAGAGTGTCCGGTCACGCGCATCACCCAGCGGAGGAACCGTGGACATCGTCCGACACATCATCGACGGCAGCGAGACCGCGGCGGCACGCCGCACCGCCCCCGTGTACGACCCCGCGACGGGCCGGATCACGAAGCAGGTGGCGCTCGCCGACGCCACGGAGGTCGAGGCCGCCGTCACCGCCGCGGCAGCGGCGCTCCCCGCGTGGCGGGCCACCAGCCTGATCAAGCGCGCCGACGTGTTCTTCCGGTTGCGGCAGCTGCTCGCCGACCGCACGTCCGAGCTCGCGGCGATCGTGACATCCGAGCACGGCAAGGTGCTCTCCGATGCGGCGGGCGAGGTGTCGCGCGGCATCGAGAACGTCGAGTTCGCCGCCGGGCTCGTGCACCTGCTCAAGGGCCAGCGCAGCGAACAGGTCGCCCGCGGCGTGGACGTGCACTCCGTCAAGCAGCCGGTCGGTGTCGTGGCGGCCATCACCCCGTTCAACTTCCCGGTCATGGTGCCGCTGTGGATGGTCGCGTCCGCGATCGCGTGCGGCAACACGGTCGTGCTCAAGCCCAGCGAGAAGGACCCCTCCGCCGCGGTCTGGCTCGCGAAGCTGTTCCGGGAGGCCGGGCTCCCCGACGGCGTGCTCAACGTCGTGCACGGCGACCGGGAGGCCGTCGAGACCCTGCTCGACTCGCCCCGCGTGGATGCGGTGAGCTTCGTCGGCTCGACACCCATCGCGCGCTCGATCTACCGGC
This genomic window contains:
- a CDS encoding alpha/beta fold hydrolase, with protein sequence MPAPLTLPRRSWGDPAAAHRILLVHGLGSSGALMWRLGDAIAATGATATAVDLRGHGDAPRSLDYTVDAYAADLAATTPDDGGPWDAVVGHSLGGAAATVAAAGSPDWTRRLVLIDPALHVEGRDAGIVRRSQERAFSDNRIEVVREEHPHWHPQDHELKIDAVRRASAWAVEQTSAQNQPWDVRAHAARLTVPAHVIGADPAVYSIFAGDLAAEVLAGNPRITMSVVAGAGHSLHRDRPEEAIRQLLEALA
- a CDS encoding acyl-CoA dehydrogenase family protein gives rise to the protein MTAFDPTRYLPDDLLARIRERAPIHDRENTFPQQDLDELRDAGYLSILVPVERGGAGLGLAEAAILQQRLAGAAPATALAINMHLVWTGVAKVFSDRGVPGLEFVQDGAVAGEVFAFGISEGGNDLVLFGSDTAAVPDADGGYAFTGTKIFTSLAPIWTRLGLHGLDTTSADAPKLVFAFVERTDAVTTSDDWDTLGMRGTQSRTTRLDRAVADAAHVVRRIDQGPSADPIVFGIFSVFEILLASVYTGVARRALELAVATAQTRRSKKSGATYSQDPDIRWRIADMAIAYDALPPQIAALARDVDERVDHGPRWFPALSGLKHRAVTMAKSVVDEAMLVAGGGSYFSGNELSRLYRDVLAGMFHPSDPESAHATAASAWLGPVEA
- a CDS encoding sugar kinase translates to MSLPVPSPAPEIVCVGESMALITPIGAPLADADTATLTHAGAEANVAVGVAAAGHRAAWASRLGDDPLGDRLAGELERRGVELWVERDGDAPTGVMFKDPGVESSAVYYYRRGSAASRMAPGFLDAARLEGVRIVHTTGITPALSATCLAMVDALYADARATGATVSFDVNDRRALWSPEDAASTLARLADAADIAFVGRDEAERIWGTATPAAIRAHLPHCALLVVKDGDVGATAFTHDAEPVFVPAPTVDVVEPVGAGDAFASGFLAATLEGEDLAARLAAGHAAAARVLRIAADLPPLTRVG
- a CDS encoding Lrp/AsnC family transcriptional regulator translates to MAPAKKNSALDAISKTIIELLQDDGRRSYSDIGRVVGLSEAAVRQRVQRLTETGVMQIVAVTDPMQLGFHRQAMIGIRVAGDARHVAEAIAEIDAVDYVVITVGSFDVIVEVVCEDDDHLLALVNDVIRPIDGVLSTETFIYAKLQKQLYNWGTR
- a CDS encoding PucR family transcriptional regulator, with the protein product MSERREFSPSETDRPERHGSPLLRVADVVALPVVQDGAPRVLVGGAALDAGVRWVHASDSAGVARLLDGGELLLTTAAAWPRDARSLRALVRELAAVGVSGVVVELGDRMPRVPDAVVEACAEASLALVALAGEVKFVTVTEAVHRALIDAQTAALRERQRLHELFTALSLRGAPADVIVTETARALDVPVVLENLAGEVIATEALSRPVAEVLALVADGASERVPVQARGVRWGSLTALVGPPHPAGRLTVLELGATALAFGCLADGAAEWTVLAHRTLIDDLLGSRFARVDDVAARLARLGLDVGGRPACGVVVRTTEAAERIRARATAEGVAALAARRDDTVVLLVVPPAGGLSDAAARRIAGPAVAVVIGQPADDVPGLLASTRAALELAARAPEDAADTVRRVADRPLAQLVAALGDDRRLQEHGERMLAPLIRHDRERRGDLLDVLAALVAHPGNRSAAATASHLSRSVFYQRLAVIADLLAVDLDDGEVLAALHIALLARPRGARERS
- a CDS encoding aspartate aminotransferase family protein yields the protein MTSRSVPSASALQSMAKDHLWMHFTRQSTMADSGVPIIVRGDGHRIWDVEGREYIDGLAGLFVVNAGHGRRRLAEAAAAQASELAFFPLWSYAHPAAIELADRLADEAPGDLNRVFFSTGGGEAVETAFKLAKHYWKLQGKPAKHKVISRAVAYHGTPQGALAITGIPAMKAMFEPVTPGGFRVPNTNFYRAAEMGAPADDLEAFGRWAADRIEEMILFEGADTVAAVFLEPVQNSGGCFPPPPGYFARVREICDRHDVLLVSDEVICAFGRLGHTFACTGLGYVPDMITCAKGMTSGYSPIGATIVSDRVYEPFAQGDVSFPHGYTFGGHPVSAAVALENLAIFDEEGLNAHVRENSPVFRAELETLLDLPLVGDVRGDGYFFGIELVKDTATRETFDEEESERLLRGFLSPALFEAGLYCRADDRGDPVIQLAPPLTVGPAEFREITQILRDVLTRAQAVL